A window from Cryptomeria japonica chromosome 1, Sugi_1.0, whole genome shotgun sequence encodes these proteins:
- the LOC131045393 gene encoding linamarin synthase 2-like, translating into MSGLHAVILPFPAQGSINPLINLAQLLYSRGVFITFVNTEWTHKCMSKATAKDNGVGASTSRFRFLTIPDGLPPDHGRLANLAEYIIAVEKFGPVLEHHLRCCLAEGTPPITCIIAENFMSCTHQAANKLGVPRVIFWTMCAASSIAQCNSNLLLSRGYIPVKVEESKRVDKVITCLQGNLPPLLPRYLISFYRATDTSDVFFQWFRRESQFQSFADYVLVNTFDELETPQTVSALSCNGCPALAMGSVFLPSVLEGIDLNGCGSLLEQDESCLKWLDTQQPDSVFYVSFGSVAVKSNEQLEELAVGFEKSEHPFLWVLRMDIAGGMPATLPEGFEERTKVRGVIVKWAPQVKVLSHPSVGGFLTHCGWNSCLESISMGIPMLGWPYFCDQFLTCRFCKDVWNIGIDLEGVDVDENLVLREEEIEKSVRRLMGAKEAQKLRKRGMELKEAAFKAVGQGGSSFMNLNRFIHDMTQLSKSA; encoded by the exons atgagtggctTGCATGCAGTGATTCTCCCTTTCCCTGCGCAAGGCAGTATCAATCCTCTCATTAATTTGGCTCAGTTGCTCTATTCGAGAGGGGTTTTCATCACTTTTGTAAACACGGAATGGACTCACAAGTGCATGTCCAAAGCAACTGCTAAAGATAATGGTGTTGGAGCCTCCACTTCCAGGTTTAGGTTTCTCACCATTCCAGATGGGTTGCCGCCAGACCATGGTCGCCTCGCCAATCTTGCCGAGTACATAATCGCAGTGGAAAAATTCGGCCCAGTCTTGGAGCATCATTTGCGGTGCTGCTTAGCGGAGGGAACTCCTCCCATCACCTGCATTATAGCAGAAAATTTCATGTCTTGCACTCACCAAGCGGCCAACAAGCTGGGAGTGCCCCGAGTCATCTTCTGGACAATGTGCGCTGCCTCTTCTATTGCTCAGTGCAACTCCAACCTTCTCCTCTCTCGTGGATATATTCCTGTCAAAG TGGAGGAATCGAAGAGGGTGGACAAAGTGATCACTTGCTTGCAGGGTAATCTTCCACCTCTGCTGCCGAGGTATCTGATTTCCTTCTATCGCGCTACCGATACATCTGACGTTTTCTTCCAGTGGTTTCGGCGTGAATCCCAATTTCAAAGTTTCGCAGACTATGTGCTTGTCAACACGTTCGATGAGCTCGAAACTCCTCAGACGGTAAGCGCACTGTCTTGTAATGGCTGCCCTGCTTTGGCAATGGGGTCTGTATTTCTTCCGAGTGTCCTGGAAGGAATAGATTTGAACGGGTGTGGGAGTCTGCTGGAGCAGGACGAGAGCTGTCTCAAATGGCTCGATACCCAACAGCCAGATTCTGTGTTCTATGTTTCCTTCGGCAGCGTCGCCGTCAAATCTAACGAGCAGCTGGAGGAGTTGGCAGTGGGGTTCGAGAAAAGCGAGCACCCCTTTTTGTGGGTTCTGCGGATGGATATTGCGGGAGGTATGCCTGCAACTCTGCCGGAAGGTTTTGAAGAGAGGACAAAAGTTCGGGGAGTGATTGTGAAATGGGCGCCTCAGGTGAAGGTTTTGTCTCACCCTTCCGTAGGAGGGTTTCTCACCCACTGCGGGTGGAACTCCTGTTTGGAGAGCATAAGCATGGGAATTCCGATGCTTGGATGGCCCTATTTCTGTGATCAGTTTCTGACCTGCCGCTTCTGCAAGGATGTGTGGAATATTGGCATTGACTTGGAAGGCGTGGACGTCGATGAAAATCTGGTGCtcagagaggaggagatagagaaaagCGTGAGGAGACTGATGGGGGCTAAGGAAGCGCAGAAGCTGAGAAAAAGGGGGATGGAGTTGAAGGAGGCGGCATTTAAAGCTGTTGGGCAGGGAGGttcttcttttatgaatttgaaCAGGTTTATTCATGATATGACACAACTTTCCAAATCGGCTTGA